Proteins encoded in a region of the Takifugu flavidus isolate HTHZ2018 chromosome 10, ASM371156v2, whole genome shotgun sequence genome:
- the chd4b gene encoding chromodomain-helicase-DNA-binding protein 4 isoform X1: MSGSEDEREDFGAADEHSLLPGEDDLDDALSEVEEVPKSKKKKKAKKSSRESRSSKRQRPIREEFPVSSPEHLIGSEAADRDPDEGAMRSESEGSDYAPGKKKKKRSSSAKDKKKSASAEKGSSSASKSKRKDPEPDDDDDDEEDCQPKSSAQLLEAWGMKDIDHVFTQEDYNALTNYKAFSQFVRPLIAAKNPKIAVSKMMTLMMAKWREFSTNNPLKGSATANAALAAANVAAAVENMVATGTEGASETAVAASAAPAAPAVAAAAPVVPQPAPAPPLRKAKTKEGKGPNARKKSKPAPKPPPKSKPKKVAPLKIKLGGLNSKRKRSSSDEDEPDVDSDFDDGSFSVSDGSNRSSRPKKKPKSSKKKKKVETEDGDGYETDHQDYCEVCQQGGEIILCDTCPRAYHMVCLDPDMEKAPEGKWSCPHCEKEGIQWEAKDDLSEGEGEDEEDRRDEGVEEEDDHHIEFCRVCKDGGELLCCDTCPSSYHIHCLNPPLPEIPNGEWICPRCKCPPMKGKVQKVLTWRWGEPPAPTPVPRPADLPPDAPDPPPLAGRREREFFVKWCNMSYWHCSWVLELQLELNCQVMFRNYQRKTDMDEPPPVDFGGEGDDDKSSKRKNKDPLIARMEEEICRYGVKMEWLMIHRVLNHSVDKKNNVHYLIKWRDLPYDQSTWESEDMDIPEYDPYKQTYWNHRELMVGEEGRPGKKLKKTVKVKKAERPPANPVVDPTIKFDRQPDYLDSTGGTLHPYQLEGLNWLRFSWAQATDTILADEMGLGKTVQTAVFLYSLYKEGHSKGPFLVSAPLSTIINWEREFEMWAPDMYVVTYVGDKDSRAVIRENEFSFEGNAIRGGKKASKMKKDSTVKFHVLLTSYELITIDQAVLGSIEWACLVVDEAHRLKNNQSKFFRVLNNYQLQHKLLLTGTPLQNNLEELFHLLNFLTPERFNNLEGFLEEFADIAKEDQIKKLHDMLGPHMLRRLKADVFKHMPSKTELIVRVELSPMQKKYYKFILTRNFEALNTRGGGNQVSLLNVVMDLKKCCNHPYLFPAAATEAAKLPNGMYEGNSLVKSSGKLMLLQKMMRKLKEGGHRVLVFSQMTKMLDLLEDFLENEGYKYERIDGGVTGNMRQEAIDRFNAPGAPQFAFLLSTRAGGLGINLASADTVIIYDSDWNPHNDIQAFSRAHRIGQNRKVMIYRFVTKASVEERITQVAKKKMMLTHLVVRPGLGSKTGSMSKQELDDILKFGTEELFKDEIGDGDNKEDDSSVIHYDDHAIDRLLDRNQDATEDTELQSMNEYLSSFKVAQYVVKDEDDEEEVEREVIKQEESVDPDYWEKLLRHHYEQQQEDLARNLGKGKRTRKPVNYNDGSQEERGIRQDWQEDQSDNQSDYSVASEEGDEDFDERSEANSRRPNRKGLRNDRDKPLPPLLARVGGNIEVLGFNARQRKAFLNAVMRYGMPPQDAFTNQWLVRDLRGKSEKEFKAYVSLFMRHLCEPGADGAETFADGVPREGLSRQHVLTRIGVMSLIRKKVQEFEHVNGQWSMPWMAELEENKRAAALAAGEDPKTPSTGTPADTQPNTPIPEDLSKLDEKEEGKKDCEDGKGTKKMDDSEIIEIPDESEKSPDLEKKEVDSTAEKEEKSTGNGEGGKEKEAEDAGKDKEEKDKTSELDDAPAEVKAEGSDGKNSEAEVGKDEKMDTSSPVEEKKELKEEKDGVKTEEATKLQNGENAKEGATAAPVVNVSEEKKKATKQRFMFNIADGGFTELHSLWQNEERAATVTKKTFEIWHRRHDYWLLAGIIQHGYARWQDVQNDVRFAILNEPFKGEMSRGNFLEIKNKFLARRFKLLEQALVIEEQLRRAAYLNMTEDPAHPSMALNTRFSEVECLAESHQHLSKESMSGNKPANAVLHKVLKQLEELLSDMKADVTRLPATIARIPPVAVRLQMSERNILSRLASRGLRSPVKANHRPHSRCKCRADQ; encoded by the exons ATGTCGGGCAGTGAGGATGAGAGAGAAGACTTTGGAGCCGCGGACGAGCATTCACTTCTTCCCG GTGAGGACGATCTGGACGATGCTTTAtctgaggtggaggaggtgcccaagtccaagaagaagaagaaagctaaGAAAAGCAGCCgggagagcaggagcagcaagaGGCAGAGACCCATCAGAGAG GAGTTTCCAGTCAGCTCCCCAGAGCATCTAATTGGTTCCGAAGCAGCAGATAGAGATCCAGATGAGGGGGCTATGCGTTCCGAGAGTGAGGGAAGCGATTATGCCcccgggaagaagaagaagaagcgctCTAGCTCTGctaaagataaaaagaaaagtgcGAGTGCAGAGAAGGGAAGTTCGTCTGCCTCTAAGAGCAAACGCAAAGATCCAGAGCCtgacgatgacgacgacgacgaagaGGATTGCCAG CCTAAAAGCTCAGCGCAGCTTCTTGAGGCATGGGGCATGAAGGACATTGACCACGTATTTACTCAGGAAGACTATAATGCCCTCACTAACTACAAGGCCTTCAGCCAGTTTGTCAG GCCTTTAATTGCAGCTAAGAATCCCAAAATTGCTGTATCTAAGATGATGACATTAATGATGGCCAAGTGGAGAGAGTTCAGTACCAACAATCCTCTTAAG GGCTCTGCCACGGCTAACGCGGCCCTGGCGGCTGCCaatgtggctgcagctgtggagaACATGGTGGCCACCGGGACGGAAGGAGCCTCTGAAACTGCCGTTGCTGCTTCAGCCgcccctgctgctcctgctgttgctgccgctgCCCCCGTTGTGCCCCAGCCTGCCCCGGCGCCTCCGCTCCGCAAGGCCAAGACTAAAGAGGGCAAAG GTCCGAACGCTCGTAAGAAGTCAAAGCCCGCCCCCAAGCCCCCGCCGAAATCCAAACCCAAGAAGGTGGCACCACTCAAGATCAAATTAGGGGGACTCAACAGCAAGAGAAAACGCTCCTCT AGCGATGAGGACGAACCTGATGTTGACAGTGACTTCGATGATGGGAGTTTCTCCGTGTCCGATGGCTCCAACCGCAGCAGTCGCCCTAAGAAGAAACCCAAAagttcaaagaagaaaaagaaag TGGAGACGGAGGATGGCGACGGCTATGAGACGGATCATCAGGACTACTGTGAGGTTTGCCAGCAAGGAGGAGAGATCATCTTGTGTGACACCTGTCCAAGAGCTTATCACATGGTCTGCCTGGACCCTGACATGGAAAAAGCACCCGAGGGCAAGTGGAGCTGCCCACACTGT GAGAAAGAAGGCATCCAGTGGGAGGCCAAGGATGATCTCTCTGAAGGTGAaggggaggatgaggaagacaggagagatgaaggggtggaggaggaggatgaccaCCACATTGAATTCTGCCGGGTGTGCAAGGATGGAGGAGAGCTGTTGTGCTGTGacacctgcccctcctcctACCACATCCACTGCCTCAACCCTCCGCTCCCCGAAATCCCTAATGGAGAATGGATCTGCCCCCGCTGCAAG TGTCCACCAATGAAGGGTAAAGTCCAGAAGGTTTTAacatggaggtggggggagcCACCTGCCCCCACACCTGTCCCTCGGCCTGCTGACCTTCCACCCGATGCTCCTGACCCCCCACCACTGGCTGGGCGCAGGGAGAGGGAGTTCTTTGTCAAATGGTGCAATATGTCCTACTGGCATTGCTCGTGGGTGCTGGAGCTCCAG TTGGAGCTGAACTGCCAGGTGATGTTCCGTAACTACCAAAGGAAGACTGACATGGACGAGCCACCACCTGTGGATTTCGGAGGggagggtgatgatgataaaAGCAGCAAAAGGAAGAACAAGGACCCTCTTATTGCCCGCATGGAGGAGGAGATCTGCCGCTACGGTGTCAAGATGGAGTGGCTGATGATCCATCGCGTCCTCAACCACAG TGTTGATAAGAAAAATAATGTTCATTACTTAATCAAATGGAGAGATCTGCCTTATGACCAGTCAACCTGGGAGAGTGAAGACATGGACATCCCTGAATATGACCCCTACAAACAGACATACTGGAATCACAG AGAATTGATGGTGGGTGAGGAGGGCAGACCTGGAAAGAAGCTGAAGAAAACGGTTAAAGTCAAAAAAGCAGAGAGACCGCCGGCTAACCCAGTCGTAGAC cCTACCATTAAGTTTGATCGCCAGCCGGACTACCTGGACAGCACAGGTGGAACTCTGCATCCATACCAGCTGGAAGGACTAAACTGGCTCAGGTTTTCTTGGGCTCAAGCCACAGATACAATCCTTGCTGATGAGATGGGTTTAGGCAAGACTGTGCAGACTGCAGTGTTCCTCTACTCTCTTTACAAAGAG GGCCACTCCAAAGGTCCCTTCCTGGTCAGCGCTCCCCTTTCCACCATCATTAACTGGGAGAGAGAGTTTGAGATGTGGGCTCCCGATATGTATGTGGTGACCTATGTCGGAGACAAAGACAGCAGGGCTGTCATTCGTGAAAACGAGTTCTCCTTTGAAGGGAACGCCATCCGGGGCGGGAAAAAAGCCTCCAAAATGAAG AAAGACTCAACAGTCAAGTTTCATGTCCTGCTGACATCCTATGAGTTGATTACCATCGACCAGGCTGTGCTTGGCTCCATTGAGTGGGCTTGTCTGGTGGTAGATGAGGCGCACAGGCTGAAAAATAACCAGTCCAAG TTTTTCAGAGTCTTGAACAACTATCAGTTGCAACACAAGCTGCTGCTAACTGGGACTCCTCTTCAGAATAACTTGGAAGAGCTCTTCCACTTGCTGAACTTCTTGACCCCAGAGAGATTCAA CAACCTGGAGGGATTTCTTGAGGAATTTGCAGACATTGCCAAAGAGGACCAGATCAAGAAGCTCCACGACATGCTGGGACCACACATGCTCAGGAGGCTGAAGGCCGACGTATTCAAACACATGCCTTCAAAGACGGAGCTCATTGTTAGAGTGGAACTTAGCCCCATGCAGAA AAAATACTACAAGTTCATTCTTACACGCAATTTTGAGGCCCTGAACACGCGTGGGGGTGGAAACCAAGTCTCCCTGCTCAATGTGGTGATGGACCTTAAAAAATGTTGCAATCACCCCTACCTCTTCCCTGCAGCTGCCACA GAGGCAGCAAAACTTCCCAACGGCATGTATGAGGGGAATTCTCTGGTAAAGTCTTCAGGGAAACTGATGCTGCTCCAGAAGATGATGAGAAAGCTGAAGGAGGGGGGCCACAGGGTTCTTGTTTTCTCTCAGATGACCAAaatgctggacctgctggaggacttCCTGGAGAATGAGGGCTACAAATATGAAAGAATTGATGGTGGAGTCACTGGAAACATGAGGCAGGAGGCTATCGACCGCTTTAATG CTCCAGGCGCTCCTCAGTTTGCTTTCCTCCTCTCAACCAGAGCGGGTGGTTTGGGCATCAATCTTGCATCAGCTGACACCGTCATCATTTATGATTCTGACTGGAACCCCCACAACGACATCCAG GCCTTCAGTAGGGCTCACCGTATCGGCCAGAACAGGAAGGTGATGATCTATCGCTTTGTTACCAAAGCTTCTGTTGAGGAGAGGATTACGCAG GTGgcgaagaagaagatgatgctgaCCCATTTGGTCGTGCGACCTGGTCTTGGCTCCAAGACGGGCTCCATGTCTAAGCAGGAGCTCGACGACATCCTCAAGTTTGGAACAGAGGAGTTGTTCAAGGATGAAATTGGAGATG GGGACAATAAAGAGGACGACAGCAGTGTGATCCATTACGACGATCACGCAATCGACCGTTTGCTTGACAGGAACCAGGATGCCACAGAGGACACTGAGCTCCAGAGCATGAATGAGTACCTCAGCTCATTCAAAGTGGCCCAATATGTGGtcaaagatgaagatgatgag gaagaggtggaaagGGAGGTGATCAAACAGGAAGAAAGCGTGGACCCCGACTACTGGGAGAAGCTGCTCCGCCACCActatgagcagcagcaggaggatctTGCTCGAAATCTGGGCAAAGGCAAAAGAACTCGAAAGCCGGTCAACTACAATGATGGCTCCCAAGAGGAACGAGGTATAAGACAGG ACTGGCAAGAAGATCAATCTGATAACCAGTCAGACTATTCTGTGGCCTCTGAGGAAGGTGACGAGGACTTCGATGAGCGAAGTGAAG ctaaTTCCCGCAGACCAAACCGTAAAGGGTTAAGGAATGACCGGGACAAACCTCTACCTCCACTGTTGGCCAGAGTGGGCGGGAACATCGAG GTTTTGGGCTTTAATGCCCGACAGAGGAAGGCTTTCCTGAATGCTGTGATGCGTTATGGGATGCCTCCCCAGGATGCGTTCACTAATCAGTGGCTGGTGAGGGACCTTCGCGGGAAGTCTGAGAAAGAGTTTAA GGCCTACGTGTCGCTTTTCATGCGTCACCTGTGCGAGCCGGGAGCTGATGGAGCCGAGACCTTTGCGGACGGCGTCCCGCGTGAGGGTCTGTCTCGGCAGCACGTGCTCACCCGCATTGGTGTCATGTCGCTCATAAGAAAGAAG GTGCAGGAGTTTGAGCACGTGAACGGTCAGTGGTCGATGCCCTGgatggcagagctggaggagaacaagaGGGCTGCAGCTTTGGCTGCAGGCGAAGACCCAAAGACTCCTTCAACAGGGACTCCTGCTGATACGCAGCCAAACACTCCTATCccag AAGATTTATCTAAATTGGATGAAAAggaagagggaaagaaggaCTGTGAGGATGGCAAGGGAACCAAGAAGATGGATGATTCCGAG aTTATTGAAATTCCGGACGAGTCTGAAAAATCACCAGACCTTGAGAAGAAAGAAGTTGACTccacagcagagaaagaggagaagagtaCAGGAAAtggagaaggaggaaaggagaaagAGGCTGAAGATGCCGGCAAggacaaagaagaaaaggacaaaaccTCGGAGTTGGACGACGCTCCCGCTGAGGTCAAGGCCGAAGGTTCCGATGGAAAGAACAGTGAAGCCGAGGTGGGAAAAGATGAGAAGATGGACACCAGTTCAccagtggaggaaaagaaag AactaaaggaagaaaaagacgGTGTGAAAACGGAGGAGGCCACAAAGCTGCAGAACGGCGAGAACGCCAAAGAAGGTGCGACAGCTGCGCCGGTGGTTAACGTCAgcgaggagaagaagaaagcaacGAAGCAGAGGTTCATGTTCAACATCGCAGATGGAGGATTCACAG AGCTTCACTCACTGTGGCAGAACGAAGAGCGAGCCGCCACCGTCACGAAGAAAACTTTTGAGATTTGGCACCGTCGCCATGACtactggctgctggctggcatCATACA ACACGGTTACGCTCGGTGGCAGGACGTGCAGAATGATGTGAGGTTTGCCATCCTCAATGAGCCCTTCAAAGGCGAGATGAGCAGAGGAAACTTCCTGGAGATTAAGAACAAGTTTCTGGCACGCAGGTTCAAG TTGTTGGAGCAGGCGCTGGTGATCGAGGAGCAGCTGCGCAGGGCAGCGTATCTGAACATGACCGAGGACCCGGCCCACCCGTCGATGGCCCTGAACACTCGCTTCAGCGAGGTGGAGTGTCTGGCTGAGTCCCACCAGCACCTGAGCAAAGAGTCCATGTCTGGAAACAAGCCTGCCAATGCAGTTCTACATAAAG TTctcaaacagctggaggagcttctgAGTGACATGAAAGCCGACGTCACACGTCTCCCCGCGACCATCGCCAGGATACCCCCCGTTGCCGTGCGGCTTCAAATGTCCGAGAGGAACATCCTCAGCCGATTGGCCAGCCGGGGCCTGAGGTCACCAGTCAAAGCCAATCACAGACCTCACAGCAGATGCAAGTGCCGCGCTGACCAGTGA